The Streptomyces uncialis genomic interval GGGCCGACGTGACCATCGACACCGACATGCCGAACTGGTGGGCCAGTCGTACGAGCTGCCTGAGCTGCGGATGATGGGTCGGCTCGCCGCCGGTCAGGCACACCCCGTCCACGCCCGTCTCCTTCAGCCGGGACAGGGTGCGGGTGTAGGTCGGGGTGTTGAGGAAGCCGTGGGCCCGGTCGGCCCGGAAGCAGAAACCGCAGGCCACCTTGCAGTGTCCGGCCGTGGAGATCAGCGCCGTACGGACGTGGGTGCTCATTGCACCCCCGTGTTGTCCCAGACCGCGATCTCCACGGTGCTCGTATAGAAGGAGCACATCTCGGGGTCCGGGGTGCTGCCGCCGATGAGGGCCTGTTCGTTGCGGGACGGACCACCACAGATGGCGAGCGCGGGGCAGTTCCCGCACTCGGGGACCGGGGCGACCTTCTTCGCCACGCCGGCCAGGAGACCGGGATCGGACCGCAGCTCGTCGAGGGTGTGCAGGAACGACGGTTCGGTGAAGTTGATGTCGCAGAGGCTGACCCGGTTGCCCGGCAGCAGGGCGGCGTTCAGACTACGGTCGCCCTGCATATGGTCGAACAGCATCGGCCGCCGGGTGTCCAGGGCCTGGAAGGCGCGGTCCAGGACGGAGAACAGCATCCCGCCCCGTGTCAGAGCGGCCTGGCGTGCCTCGTACAGCTCCCGCGCGAGATCGGCGCCGTTGACCTGCCAGTGGCCCGCAGTCGGGATGGGCGTGTTGACGTAGATGAACTTCAGCCCGAGGTCATCGATGATCCACCGGACGGTCTCGGCGAGGCGTCCGATGTTCGCGGCTGTCGGGGTGAGGTTGCAGCCCACATGCAGCCCGTCCGCCTCGATGAACCGGGCGACGTTGCGGCGAATCCGGTCGTCGGCGGGCTGCCCGCCGAGGAGAAGCCGGTGCGCGGAGTTGATGCCTGGAGGTCCGTCGATAGAGATGCCGACTCCGTACTCGTACGCGACGAAGTGATCGAGAACTACCTCGGTCAGGCGGGCACCGTTGGTGACCACGGTGCGGCGCACCCTGGCCACGTCGTAGCGGGCGGCGAGGGTGTCGGCGAGTTGGTCTCCGTACCGCATGAGATCGAAGCGGATGGTCGGCTCGCCGCCGAACCACTGGATGGACACCTCTTCGTGGCCGGCGTTCTGCTCGAACAGGAACTCCAGCCCGTCCGAGAGTTCTTCCTTCGTCAGGTCCGGTTTGCCGCTGTTCGTATCGACGAAGCAATAGGTGCAGGTCATGTTGCAGCGGTCGGTGAGGACGACCCGCAGGCCGCTGACACGGACGGGGGCTCGGTCGAGGCCGAGAATTCGAAGACGGTCATGGAGTGCTTCGCGCCGGTCGGCCGCAGGGCCGCCGGGGGTGAAGCCGAGCCCGGCGAGGGCTTCATGGGTGGTGGTCGGGGGGACCCCGGCGAGGTCGTGGACCTCGCCGGAGTCGATGAACACACTGTCCAGCGCGACCGGGTCGAGGAGAACCGCTTCCCCGTCCCGTTCGTACTGGAAGTACTTCTCCCACAGCATCCGGGGGACGGCCATGATGGTCAGGCCACCGCTTCCTCTTCAGCTGTCCCGAGCTCGCCCATGACCTCACGAACGGTCTCCTCGGCGGCGGCCTGGAGCTTCGCGGAGGTGGCCGGGGAACCGCCGTCGGCGAGGACGATCACGCCCGGCAGCGTCGGATTCGGCGCGATGACCGTGATCCCGGCCGGGTCGGCGCTGATGACCATGATCGCGTCCTTCAGCTCGACCCAGTCGGCCCGCTCCTTGAGGGCCTCGATGATGCGGCCCTGCTTCTCCTGGAAGGAGGCGCGCTCGCCCATCCACACGCCCGCCTTGGACTTGGAGTCCACGACGTCCGCGTAGATCAGGTGGTCCTTCTTCTCTCGCCTGGCTTGAGGCATGGCTGATCCCTTCTCTGCGTGTCGGATGTACTGGAACGCCCCTTTGCGTCCGCCGGGGTCCGGCGGTTACCGCCCTTCAGCGATTTGGGTGGGGCGGTGTTCATCAGCTCCGCGGAGACTGGGCACCGTGTGATGCCGGCCTTGGACCGCGAAGCAAGTTCTAGGGGGTGCCTTCACGCTCTCTGCGCGCCTTGACCAGGGCGCGGTGAAGCCCATCGGGCCGGTTGAGAGTGCGGGGGCCGGTGGGCAGCCGGTACCAGTGCAGTCCGGGACCTGTGGTGCGATCGGCCTGCGGGACCACGACATGGCAGGTCAGCCCCAGCGCCACCGTCCCCGGTTCCTCCCACCGCGCCGCGATCCCGACCGGCGTCAGGAAGTACATCCGGGGCTCGCGCCCCCCACCGTCGAGAATGGCCGGCCCCACGGGCGGTCCCTGTTCCTCGATGAGCGCCACGGCACGGCGCCCGATGTCCTCGGGCGCACGGACGGCGTCCCACCACGTTCCGGCGGGCCACAGCTCAGGCTCGCTACCGATGGGCATCCACCTCGGTAACCGTACGGTCGAGATCGCGTCCGGCATGGGAAAGGCCCCCTCACAACTGGGTGTGAGAGGACCATTCCATGCACAAGGCGGGGGTGCGCGGACGAACTGTCCGCACCCAATTCGCGCCAACTAGGCTTCTACGTACGGCTGTTGTGCTAGGCGACGCCCGCCCAAGCACCAAACGCAGACAGCTCGGTGGACGGGTGTGCGTCCATGCGCAGCAGCGATCCGAGTGTTTCACGCACGGATGGGTGGAATCGGGTGTGGCTAGGAGCGATCTTCCTCGCCCGTTTCAGCTCGGAGAACGCGCCGCCACGATCCCCTTCCACAAGGCGCGCGGACGCGACGTCGATGTGGTGGTGGCTGGATCGCTCACCAACCGTCGAGGCTGGGGGCACCCAGGCGGCTCCGCCCTGTCCCCATTCGGAGAGCCGGGCCAGTGCCTGTTCGCTGTCCCCGGTGTCGATCAGCGCGTGCACGGCATGGATCCTGATGTTCGTCGGCCCGAAGCTCATCTCGTAGGCGTGGCTGTCCCTGTTGTCCGTCATATGCGCGACCTGCTCGGCCTCCCGGAGGAACTCCTCGGCACCCTCGGGGTTGTTCTCGCGCGAGTCGACCACCGCGAGCTTCAGCAACAGCGCCCCATCGACCGCCAGCGCGTCGTCGGTGTACGAACGCTCCGGCTGGAGCCGCTCCAGCTCGCCCCGTAGCCCCTTCAGCTTGCGCCGGGCAGTCTCGGTCGCGCCCTGGCGCAGCATCGACCCCGCCACCAGGAAGCCAGCGGTGACCTGCATCAACGGATCGCCACTTCGGTCGGCGGCCCACCGAACCCGTTCCAGGGCCGTGTTGCCCAGGTCGTGGTGCCCCATCTTGTGCGCGAGGCTGTTGACCGCTCGATACGCGCGAGCCAGGTGCCAGAACGCCTGCTGCTGTTCAACACCCCTGGTGCCAAGTGCCACATGAGTCAGCTCAGTGATCACCGGGGGCAGCAATGGCCCCATCGGCACGTATCGGGCATCCCGCCGCAGAGCCGAGATCTGGTCCACCTCGGAGGCCAGGACCGGCAGCGCTCGCGGCCGGATCTCCAGTTCGTCGGGGGCGTCGAAGCAGAGCAGGGTCCGTCGCAGTTCCGGGATGACGGCGTGCACTCCGTCCTCGGCTTCCGGGTCCCCGTAGTACGGCTGGCCCGTCAAGACTTCTGGGCCGAAGCGCAGCGCCCGCGCCAGGGCCGATATCAGACTCGGTGTCGCCCTCCGGACTCCGGATTCAAGCTTCTGGATCTGGCTGGCGGAGACCGCTACCCGCTGGGCAAGCTGCGCGGTGGACAACCCCCGCGTCTTGCGTGCCACCCGGAGCCGGTCTCCCAGCGTCAAGCTCTCACCCACGTCGGCATCCCCTCGCTGATTGGAGCACTATCGCCAGCGTACGGACCGTGAACCACGCCCAGAAGGTCCATCGCCAAGAGTTAACGCACCAGCGGCCTGGGCTGGTGGACAGGCGAAGCAACTGAGTCGGTGGCTGCGCCCTGAAAGGTCAGTGCCGGTCTTAGGGACTGAGCGGCCCTTCCATAGCCGGGATGGCTGGACCGGCCCTGCGATGCAAATTCAGCGGCAGGCCTGCGGAGTCATCCTCCCCTCGGCCCTCGCGCTGCCCAGAGGGCAGTGGAGCCGGGACCGTCTGCCGGCGAAGGCGATGTCAGTGTCGGTGTGCTGGAAGACGGGCGAATGCCTGAACGTGACAACGTCGCAGACGGCGTCGCGCACGTCATGCCTCCGGTGTTCCGTCCGCCGAGATACGGCGGAAGCCGAGGTACGGGAATAGGGATTCGGGAAGGACGAGGGAGCCGTCCTGCTGCTGGCACTGTTCAAGGAGGGCGGCCACGGTGCGGCCGATGGGCAGGCCGGAGCCGTTGAGGGTGGCGACGAGCCTGGGCTTGCCGTCCTCACCCCGGGTCCGGATGTTCGCCCGGCGGGCCTGGAAGGTGCCGAAGTTCGAGACCGAGGAGATCTCGCGGTACGTGTTCTGGCTCGGGATCCAGACCTCGATGTCGTACGTGAGCTGGGCGGAGAAGCCCGTGTCACCGGCCGCCAGCCTGACCACGCGGTAGGCGAGGCCGAGCTCCTTCAGGCATGCCTCGGCGTGGCCGACCATCGTCTCCAGCTCGGCGTCCGCCGTCTCCGGGTCGACGATCCTGACCATCTCGACCTTGGAGAACTGGTGCTGTCGGATCAGGCCCCGGGTGTCGCGCCCGTACGAGCCGGCCTCGGAGCGGAAGCACGGGGTGTGTGCTGTGAGGGCCAGGGGCAGGTCGGCGGGCGGGATGATCTCGTCGGCGTAGAGGTTGGTCAGCGGGACCTCGGCCGTCGGGATGAGGAACAGGTCACGGTCCGCCGTGCCGGTCCTGAACAGGTCTTCCTCGAACTTCGGCAACTGCCCGGTGCCGGTCATCGTCTTGCGGGTGACCAGGTACGGGACGCCGTGCTCGATGTAGCCGTGGCGGCGGGTGTGGATGTCGAGGAAGAGCGTGGCCAGGGCACGCTCCAGGGCGGCACCGGCGCCTCGTGAGACGGCGAAGCGCGGTCCGGACAGCTTCGTGGCGCGGGCGAAGTCGAGGATGCCGGTGGCCTCGCCCAGGTCGACGTGGTCCTTCGGCTCGAACGAGAACGTCGGCGGGGTGCCGACGCGCCGGATCTCGACCGCGAACTCGTCGGAGTCGCCGTCGGGCGCCGTCTCGTCGGGAAGGTTCGGGATGGTCAGAAGCAGCTCACGAAGCTCCTCCTGGACCTGCTCCTGTCCCGCGTCGATCTCACGGATCTGGTCCTTCAGCTCGCGAGCGCGGTCCTTCAGCTCGGAGATGTCCCCACCCTGCTTCGCCGTCCGCTGGACCTCGCCCGCCACCCGCTTGGACTCGGCCCGCAGTTCGTCGGCCGCGCGGATGTTGTGATTGCGCCGGGACTGAAGGTCTTCCAGTCGGGACAGGTCCAGGGAGTAGCCGCGCCGATCGAGCCGACGAACCGCTTCGGCACCCATGTCGATCAAGGCGCGGGCATCATGCATGAGGAAGATCCTTCTGATCCGGCGAACGGGATGGGGATACCGGATCGACGGTAGCAACCGCCGGTCCCCCACCGAGCCGCGATTTCGACGCGTCAACGGCGCCGAATGCCGCGCGAAGAGCGACCGAATCAAGATCGTCCACGAGGCCCGTGATCACAATGGACAGCTCGTCGTCGGGAATGGCGACCGGCCCAAGGTAGGGGCTCGGGAAAGAACGGCGGCGGTGCGGCCGCGCCACCGCTGCGATCCTGCTGCCGGAAGAGCTACGCACACCAGCAGCCCATGGCCGACGAGGACGCAGGGACCGGGGTGCCGCGGGGCGGCGAGCACACCCGTGAGCATCGAGCACGCCCGTGTGCATTCTGCGGAGCCATCGCGCTGGTACTCCGTGACGCCGGGGGACAGCGTCACCGATCCGGCACCTGGCCTTCCGGGACCCAGGCACGGCGTCGGGCCAGGCACCACCGACGCCCACGCCACGAGCGGCCCCGCGCCGACTCGGTTCGCTTGCCGCACCCGGCCCGCACCCGCGACACCGCGTCCCGACCCGAGACAGTGCCTTCACCGCGAGAGCAAGTAAGGCAATGGACACGTCGAGTATGGTTTCTTATATGGCAACGAAAAAAGTGACGGTGACGATCCCCGAGGACCTCCTTGAGGAGATCCGTGGAGAGGCGGCCGAGCGGGGACTGTCGGCGTATGTGGCCGAGGCGCTGCGGTCCAAGCGCGACCGCGACCGGCTCGTAGAGCTTGTCGGCTGGCTGGAGGAGGAGCACGGACCGGTCACGGAAAGTGAACGCGCTGAGGTGCGCGGCGAACTGGACGACCTTGACGCCGAGCATGCGCGTCGCGCGACCGGGCAGCGCCGTGCGGGAGAAGCCGCGTGAGGAAACGGGTCGGTGACCCTGGCCGACGACTTCGCGTCTTCGTGCTCGACAGCGAGGCCCTTTCGCTGGCAGTGCGCGGGGATCGGATGATGATCGCCCGGCTCAAGCTGGCCGCTGCTGGTGAAGCCGAGGTGGTGACCTCTCCTATGACCCTCGTCGAGGCATACGACGGCAGAACCACCGAACAGCGCTGGGACTGGGTCCTGTCCCGCATCAGCGTTGCCGACATCGGGAAGGACGAAGCGCGGCAGGCCCGTCGGCTCCTGGCCGACACAGGTCTGCACGGCCACAAGTACGCCATCGACGCCATACTCGCCGTCATCGCGCGACAGCAGACGGGCCAGGTCACGGTCTTCACCTCCGACGTGGACGACTTGGAACGGCTGGTTCCCGACAGGATCGTCGTCAAGAAGGTGTGAACTCGGCCTGATCCCGGTTCTGGTGGTCGCTGTCACCGATGGCCGGAGTTCTCCGGCGCGGCCCGCCTTACGTGATTGCGGACACCGTCGCGATGTCCGTACCCCTCCGGGCAACGCGTGGACGGAGACAAGTAGCCAGGGGTAACGCCGAACCGGCTCACCCGTAACAGGGCGGGAGCTGCGAGCCTCAGTGCCGGGCGGGCCGTCGGGGCTCGCGACGGCTCCGCGTCGGGAATCCCCGATGTGGTCGACGCCGTCGTCGTCGCGCGGGCCGCCGTCGTCCTGCCGGTGCGCGGGCCGCCAGGCGCTGTGGGCCGGGGCGCGGACCGGTGTGTTTGAGTGGGGCGTCACGTCCGCCCGTGGGGTCACACGGGCCATACGTCCGCCGGTGGTCGCACCGGCCAGGAAGGGAATCCGGCTCCGTGCACGTACTGATCCTGGGCGGGACAGCCGAGGCCCGGCGGCTCGCGGAGCTGCTGACCGCGCCCGCCGTCCCGGGCCGGACGGTCACCTCGTCGCTCGCCGGACGGGTCGCCGCGCCCCGGCTGCCGCCCGGTGAGGTGCGGATCGGCGGCTTCGGGGGAGCCGAGGGGCTGGCCGGCTGGCTGGTGCGGGAACGCGTCGATGTGCTGGTGGACGCCACGCACCCGTTCGCGGGGACCATGAGCTTCCACGCGGCCGGGGCCGCGCGGACGGCCGGGGTGCCGCTGGTCGCGCTGCGGCGGCCCGGGTGGGAAGCCGTCGACGGGGACGACTGGCGGTCCGCCGGTTCGCTGGCCGAGGCCGCCGCGCTGCTGCCGTCGCTCGGGTCCCGGGTGTTCCTCACCACGGGACGGACGGGGCTCGCCGCGTTCACCGGTCGCCCGGAACTGGACGCGCTGTGGTTCCTGGTGCGGTCCGTCGACCCGCCGGAGCCGCCCGTACCCCGGCGGATGGACGTCCTGCTGGACCGGGGGCCGTTCGCGCTGGACGGTGAACGGGCGCTGCTCGCCGCGCACCGGATCGACGTCCTCGTCACCAAGGACAGCGGAGGCCGCGCCACCGCCCCGAAGCTCACCGCCGCGCGCGAGGCCGGCGTACCGGTGGTGGTCGTCCGCAGACCGCCCGTACCGGATGGGGTGCCGGTGGTGGCGGGGCCCGAGGAGGCCGCCCACTGGGTCACGGGACGGACGGCCGCCTGAGTCCCCCGGGCCCCCGGTCTCCCGGTCCCCCGGGACGCGCCCGTCCGGCCCTGGGCCTTGTCCGGCGCCGGGACCTTGTACGGCCCCGGTTCGCGTACGGCTCTGGGATCTCGTCTGCCCCAGTTCCCCGTGCAACCCCGGGAACTTGTCTGCCCTGGCTCCCCGTACGGCCCTCGGACCCCGTACGGCGCCCCAGATTCCCGTTCGGCCCCGGGAACTTGTACGGCCCCGGCTCCCGTACAGCCCCCGGATCACGTCGTCCCGGCTCCCCGTACGGCCCTCGGACCCCGTACGGCCCCGGGTACTCCCCGTACCGCTCAGGCGCGCTCCGTACCGGTCATGTCTCCGGGTAGCGGCGGGGGGTCCAGACGATCGTCTCGTCGGCGCCGCGCCTGACCGTCCGGGTCTGGGAGGAGCCGATCAGCAGGATCGTGCGCATGTCGACCTCCGCGGGGTCCAGGTCCGTGAGGGCCACGATCCGTACCCGCTCCGTGGGGCCGCCGACATCGCGGGCGACCACCACCGGGGTGTCCGGCGCGCGGTGTTCGAGCAGCAGCTCGCGGGCCTTGCCGACCTGCCAGGTACGCGAGCGCGAGCCCGGGTTGTACAGGGCGAGCACCAGATCGGCCGAGGCCGCCTTGTGCAGGCGTTCCGCGACCACCTCCCACGGCTTGAGCCGGTCGGACAGCGAGATGGTCGCGTAGTCGTGGCCGAGGGGGGCGCCCGCGCGGGCCGCCGCCGCGTTCGCGGCCGTCACTCCCGGGAGCACCTGGACGGGGATGTCCCGGTAGGCGTCCTCGGAGGCCACCTCCAGGACGGCCGTCGCCATGGCGAAGATCCCCGGGTCGCCGCCCGAGACGACAGCGACCTTCCGGCCGCGCGCGGCGAGTTGCAGCGCGAACTCGGCGCGCTCCGACTCCACCCTGTTGTCCGACCCGTGCCGCGTCTGCCCGGAGCGTACGGGCACCCGGTCCAGGTACGTGGTGTAGCCGACGAGGTCGTCCGCGCCGGCGAGGGCGCCCCGCGACTCGGGGGTCAGCCACAGCGGGCCCGCCGGTCCGGTGCCGACGACGACGACCTCGCCCCGCTCCCGCTCCGGACGCCCGGCGTCGACCCGGCTGGGCAGCACGGCCACCGAGAAGTACGGCACGGTGTCCTCGTCCACCTCCGCGAGGTCCCCGGTGCGCTCCCCGTCCATCGTGGCGCGCTCCACGTACTTGGCCTCGGCCAGCCGGCCGGAGGCGTCCAGCGCGCGGCGGACCTTGCCGAAGGTGCGGCCCAGCTTCATGACCACGGCCGAGTCGGTCGCGGCGAGGCGGGCCGTCAGCTCCTCCTCGGGCAGGGTGCCCGGCAGGACCGTCAGCACCTCCTCGGCCTCCACCAGCGGGGTGCCGAGGCGGGCCGCCGCCGCGCTGACCGACGTCACCCCGGGGATCACCTCGGTCGGATAGCGGTGCGCGAGCCGCTTGTGCATGTGCATGTACGAGCTGTAGAAGAGCGGGTCGCCCTCCGCGAGGACGGCCACGCTGCGGCCCGCGTCGAGATGCGCGGCGAGCCGGACTGCGGCCTCCTCGTAGAACTCGTCCATCGCGCCCCGGTAGCCGCCTGGGTGGTCGGTGGTCTCCGTGGTGAGCGGGTAGACCAGCGGCTCCTCGATCTGGCCGGGCCGCAGATGGCGGGCCGCGATCGACCGTGCGATCGACCGCCCGTGGCGCGCGCTGTGGTACGCGACGACATCCGCCCCGGCGATCACCTCGACGGCCCGTACGGTCATCAGCGACGGGTCCCCGGGGCCGAGCCCGACCCCGTACAGCCGTCCCGACTGCGGTTCCGTCAGCCGTTCCGAAGGCGGTTCCGACGACGGTTCCGTCGGCCGTTCCGTGCCGCTCTGGTGCACGCTCACTCCTCCTCGCTGGCGATGGCGTTGAGCGCGGCGGCGGCCATCGCGCTGCCGCCCCGGCGGCCCCGCACCACCAGGTACTCCAGGCCCGACGGGTGGGCGGCCAGCTCGTCCTTGGACTCCGCGGCGCCGATGAACCCGACCGGCACACCGATCACCGCGGCCGGGCGGGGCGCGCCCTCCTCGATCATCTCCAGCAGCCGGAACAGCGCGGTGGGGGCGTTGCCGACGGCGACGACCGCGCCGTCGAGGCGGTCCCGCCACAGTTCCAGCGCGGCGGCGCTGCGGGTGGTGCCGAGGCGGGCGGCGAGGTCCGGCACGGCCGGGTCGGACAGGGTGCAGATCACCTCGTTCGCGGCGGGCAGCCGCTTGCGGGTCACCCCGCTCGCCACCATCGTGGCGTCGCACAGGATCGGCGCGCCGGCCCGGAGCGCCTCGCGCGCGCGGGCCACCACGGCCGGGGAATGGGCGAGGTCACGGACCAGGTCGACCATGCCGCAGGCGTGGATCATCCGGACCGCGACCCTGCCGACATCGTCGGGCAGGCCCGTGAGGTCCGCCTCGGCGCGGATGGTGGCAAAGGACCGGCGGTAGATCTCCGCCCCGTCCTTCTCGTAGTCGAACACTCTGTTCTCGCTCACTTGCTCATGTTCCGGTGCGTGCCGCCGCCACGGTAGCCGCGAGCGATGAGGTTCCCGTCACCGAGGTCGTACGGCCGGCCTTGCCCGCGCGTACGGCGGTGACCTCGTAACCGCCGACGACGGCGACGACGTCGACCCGGTCACCCCGGGGGCGCCCGCAGCGGCGCGCACAGCCGGACCAGTGGACGGGGGGTTCGGCCTGTCCGTCGGCCGGGTGCTGGGCCGGTACGTGGGCCGGGGGCTGGACCGGTACGTGGGTCCGGTGGACGGCTGTCCGCGCGTCGGACCTGACGTCCGCCAGTGACTTGGCGCAGCCGGGACGGCCTATGCACGCGGTGACCCCGGTCCATGGGGAGCCGGGCTCCGTCACGAGTCCGGTGGCGGCGAGCGCCATGAGGTCGGCGGGGGTCGCGCCGGGGAGGACCGCGCCGCGCCAGGGGGTCAGGCGGACGCCGAGCCCTGTGCGGGCCGCGATGTGCCGTACGGCCGTCCATTGGGCGGGGGTGAAGCGGCCCAGGGGGACGGCGACGGACACGCCTCCGGGGAACGCGCCGGGGGTGGGGGTCGCCTTGGCCTTGATGGCGGTCGCGGTGGCATCGGCCGGGTCCGTGGGCGTCACCGTGGCGCTGTCGGTGAGCGTCGCGGTGACGTCCGGGCGGTGGGCCACCTCGCGGGCCAGCGCGCGGACCGCTTCGGGGCCGCCGGGGAGGTCCGCCAGCCGCCAGACGCGGTCCGCCCCGGCGTTCCGGGCCGCCGCGACGAACGCCTCCGCGGCGTACACGGCGATGCGGGGGGCGTCGTCGGCCGGCACGGTGAGCGTGGTCCCGCCGATCGTGACGGTCGCGGTGGCGCGCGGTCCGGCCACGAGGGTGATGTCGGGTTCCAGGGACGCCATGTCCCCGCGGCCGTCGTCCAGGGCGAACAGGAACCGGCCCGACAGGTGCGCGGCGGGGGCGCTGGCGCAGAGCAGGGTGTCGAGGGCGTGGAGCCACGGGGCCAGGTCGCGGTGGCCCTGTCCGTCGAGGCCGGACAGCGGGGACGCGACGATGTTCCGTACGCGTTCGTGGGTCGCGGAGGGCAGGAGGCCGGCGGTGTGCAGCGCGGTGGCCAGGTCGGCTCCGCAGGTCTCCGTGCGGAGGGCCCGTAGCTGGACGTTGCCGCGTGAGGTGAGGTGCAGTTCGCCGTCGCCGAGGTGGTGGGCGGCGTGGGCCAGGGCTTCCGTCTGGGCGGTGGTGAGGACTCCGCCGGGGATACGGATCCTGGCGAGGGGGCCGTCGTCGGCGAGGTGCAGACGGAGTGCGCCGGGGCAGGCGTCGCCCCCGTCGCCGGGGGTCCGCACGTCCGCCGCGCGCTGCTCGCCCGCGGCGTGCTCTCCGTCCTCCGTGCGTCGGCCCGGGGTGTCCGTGTTCGCCACGCTGTTCGCCACGCCCGCGAGCATAGACCTGCGGTGTTCTTGTCGTATCTCCCGTGCGGGTCGCCTTCGCTTGCGCTTTTGGGGTCTGTCCGGGTGGGCGCACTTGTTCCTGTGCGGGTCGTTCGTGGGTGCGCGGTTCCTCGCGCCCCTGGGTACTCGGGGCTGGGCGGACTTGTTTCTGTGCCGTCGCTCGTCGTTTTCGCGCAGTTCCCCGCGCCCCTGGGTACTCGGGGCTGGGCCTACTTGTTCCCGCACAGGTCGCTCGGTGGGTTTGCGCAGTTCCCCGCGCCCATGGGATGTCCTCGGGTAGAGGCGCGCCGGCCGCCCTTTGGGGCGGCCGGCGGACCGAGGAACTGTGGCGGATTACCAGAGGTCAGGCATCCAGAGGCGCACGCCGAAGTGGCCGAGCCGCAAGCTGGCGGCCAGGAGCGCCTGCTTGACGTCAGCGAGTCCCGCCGGGCGGGCCCGGCGGCGGCTCAGGCTGCCCCTGACCACGCCGATGGCCCGGGGAGCCCGGGGAGCCGGGGCGGCCCAGCGGGTACGGCGCGGCGGTGCGGGCCGCGGCGCCCGGTGTCCGGTACCGACCGCGAGCTGATGCTGCTGCGCGCGGATGGCACGGGTGCGGGGGTTGGCGGGGACGGCGCGGGGCCGATTACCCTTCATGTAGGGACTCCTTGCTGATGCGTGTATATCCGTGAGGCCGTTCCTGCGGAGAGCTCGGTCGGTCCGGCCGGCAAAAGCAAGGGCCGACGAGCTCTCCGTCTTTTCTTCCAGCGCGGAGTACGCTGGATTGCCGCCGCACTCGCGGCGCGCCAAAAACTCCAAGGTGCCTCTTCCAGGGGATTGCGGGCAGGCGTAATGGCCATACTCGACTGGACGGCGATTTCACTGTTCCGATTCACCGCTCCGGCGAGTCAGCCGACCGAAGAATGGTATCCCACACATCCACGCAGGATGATCACGCCGGTTCCGTTGGCGACGGAGAGCACGGATTGCGACTCCCTTCCTTCCGGCAACTCCGGCTTCACCCTGACGTCGCCGCCTTCAGAATTTCCCGACAAATAACCTTGATGTCCTTTCCATGCGATTCGAGGCTTTCGAGGAGAACGTCGCATTCCTCGTCGAGGCGGGATTCGGCGAGCGCCTGGAGCGCTGCGGCGGCTTCCCCCGGCGGCATCTCGACTCCCATAGCCCACAAGATCGTGAGCCGTTCGCCGCCGGTGCTTTCATTGAGGGCGGCCACGAACGCCGCTGTGCCGACACTGTGCCGCCGCCCGCTGTTGCGCCGGTCCCTGTCGGCGGCGACCGCGACCGGGCCGCCACACCCGCCCTCCTCGCGCCCACGGAAACGCTCGCTGTTGCGCCGGTCCCGCTGGGCAGGGAGTGCGCCGTCCCCGCCGCGCGCGGGCACGCAGCGGCAGCGGCCGCACCGGGCCAGGTGACGCAAGCGGTGAAGGTCGTCCAGCGTGTGCACCGGCGGCAGCCCCTGCCGCTTCCAGCCCTCCACCGCGAGGGAGTGCATCACACCCAGGGTCTCGTCGGTGGGAAACCTGCGGCCGTTCACGTAGTGCGACAGGGACGCCTCCGAAACCCCGATCCACTTGCTGATGACTCCCATGGAAACCGGCCCGAACGACCGGTAGACCTCCCGGATCGCCTCCGTGAATTCCCGGAGCTCGACCGTACTGTCCGACGGCGGCGTCCCGCCGATCTGACCCATAGCAGGCATGACACACCCTCCCCTTTCCCGACGTGGACACATTTCTCTGACATGGACACAACCGCTTAGACCTCGCACTGAACACGCCGAGCCCGCCAACGGCAGGGCTCGGCACATATGGCACGGAGGTCGGCTTAAGGACCGACCCTAGAGCCTTCACCCTGTCCATGGAACTCGGATCGGGGTTTAGACCGAAGT includes:
- a CDS encoding radical SAM protein, with translation MAVPRMLWEKYFQYERDGEAVLLDPVALDSVFIDSGEVHDLAGVPPTTTHEALAGLGFTPGGPAADRREALHDRLRILGLDRAPVRVSGLRVVLTDRCNMTCTYCFVDTNSGKPDLTKEELSDGLEFLFEQNAGHEEVSIQWFGGEPTIRFDLMRYGDQLADTLAARYDVARVRRTVVTNGARLTEVVLDHFVAYEYGVGISIDGPPGINSAHRLLLGGQPADDRIRRNVARFIEADGLHVGCNLTPTAANIGRLAETVRWIIDDLGLKFIYVNTPIPTAGHWQVNGADLARELYEARQAALTRGGMLFSVLDRAFQALDTRRPMLFDHMQGDRSLNAALLPGNRVSLCDINFTEPSFLHTLDELRSDPGLLAGVAKKVAPVPECGNCPALAICGGPSRNEQALIGGSTPDPEMCSFYTSTVEIAVWDNTGVQ
- a CDS encoding helix-turn-helix domain-containing protein, which translates into the protein MGESLTLGDRLRVARKTRGLSTAQLAQRVAVSASQIQKLESGVRRATPSLISALARALRFGPEVLTGQPYYGDPEAEDGVHAVIPELRRTLLCFDAPDELEIRPRALPVLASEVDQISALRRDARYVPMGPLLPPVITELTHVALGTRGVEQQQAFWHLARAYRAVNSLAHKMGHHDLGNTALERVRWAADRSGDPLMQVTAGFLVAGSMLRQGATETARRKLKGLRGELERLQPERSYTDDALAVDGALLLKLAVVDSRENNPEGAEEFLREAEQVAHMTDNRDSHAYEMSFGPTNIRIHAVHALIDTGDSEQALARLSEWGQGGAAWVPPASTVGERSSHHHIDVASARLVEGDRGGAFSELKRARKIAPSHTRFHPSVRETLGSLLRMDAHPSTELSAFGAWAGVA
- the serS gene encoding serine--tRNA ligase translates to MHDARALIDMGAEAVRRLDRRGYSLDLSRLEDLQSRRNHNIRAADELRAESKRVAGEVQRTAKQGGDISELKDRARELKDQIREIDAGQEQVQEELRELLLTIPNLPDETAPDGDSDEFAVEIRRVGTPPTFSFEPKDHVDLGEATGILDFARATKLSGPRFAVSRGAGAALERALATLFLDIHTRRHGYIEHGVPYLVTRKTMTGTGQLPKFEEDLFRTGTADRDLFLIPTAEVPLTNLYADEIIPPADLPLALTAHTPCFRSEAGSYGRDTRGLIRQHQFSKVEMVRIVDPETADAELETMVGHAEACLKELGLAYRVVRLAAGDTGFSAQLTYDIEVWIPSQNTYREISSVSNFGTFQARRANIRTRGEDGKPRLVATLNGSGLPIGRTVAALLEQCQQQDGSLVLPESLFPYLGFRRISADGTPEA
- a CDS encoding CopG family transcriptional regulator translates to MATKKVTVTIPEDLLEEIRGEAAERGLSAYVAEALRSKRDRDRLVELVGWLEEEHGPVTESERAEVRGELDDLDAEHARRATGQRRAGEAA
- a CDS encoding PIN domain-containing protein, which produces MRKRVGDPGRRLRVFVLDSEALSLAVRGDRMMIARLKLAAAGEAEVVTSPMTLVEAYDGRTTEQRWDWVLSRISVADIGKDEARQARRLLADTGLHGHKYAIDAILAVIARQQTGQVTVFTSDVDDLERLVPDRIVVKKV
- a CDS encoding cobalt-precorrin-6A reductase is translated as MHVLILGGTAEARRLAELLTAPAVPGRTVTSSLAGRVAAPRLPPGEVRIGGFGGAEGLAGWLVRERVDVLVDATHPFAGTMSFHAAGAARTAGVPLVALRRPGWEAVDGDDWRSAGSLAEAAALLPSLGSRVFLTTGRTGLAAFTGRPELDALWFLVRSVDPPEPPVPRRMDVLLDRGPFALDGERALLAAHRIDVLVTKDSGGRATAPKLTAAREAGVPVVVVRRPPVPDGVPVVAGPEEAAHWVTGRTAA